AATTACAACCAGTTATGCGTAAATTAGGTACCGCCATGGTTGGTATTGTTGATCGTAATTTTGAAGCGGAAGGCAGACCAACAAAGTGGAAACCTAGAAGCCCTATCAGTCAAGCTAATTTGGCCATGGGTGCCCAGGGAAATGCTAAAAATACTAAGCGTTACCAAAATGCAAAGTCTCAAGGGAAAGCATCCATTATGCGCCGTGAGTCGTTGAAGGCTATGAGTAATAAGATACTTTCGCGTTCCGGTGACTTAAAAAAGTCAATCACATTTGATGCTCAGAATGATCGGGTGCTAGTTGGTCCAGGCGGAGGAATTCCATACGCCCGTATTCATCAATTGGGTGGTGTGATTCGACCTAAAAAAGCCAATGCATTAATGGTACCCTGCGGGAATCGGATATTACGCCTAAAAAGCGTCACGATTCCTGCGCGTCCTTATCTCATTGTCCCTACTAGTGAGATACCTTTATTGGCCAGTATCACCATTAATGAACTTAGTAAGGAGGTGAAACCTTGATCGATACTATTATTGATAAAACTTCTGAGCTACTTAAAAAAGAACCGAGTTTGGCCAATGTTGTAAATTGGCATAAAATTAACGGTTTAGTACCTGGACAAAAGCGAACTGTAAGCGTAGGTTGTGATGATGAAGATTACAATGAATATACCAGAAGTTTAGATGAAGGAATTGTTAAATTAAAAATTTATGCTTCATTGGATAATCGTGAACTTTCGGCAAATAGCAGACGTACTGAAGAACATCGATTGGAGTATGGTGAGCGTTGTATCCGTCAATTTGCTAATAATATCAGGTTGTGTTTAGTGTCGAATCACTCGCTTGATGGAGTAGCAGATACGAGTTTTGTCCCTAAGATTGAATATGTAACGGCGGATGAGCATAGAGACTTGCACATCGCCGTTATTTCTTTTGAGGTAAAATTCTATGCAACTCGTGAATCACCTTATCGTGAAATGACGATGCCAATTGTAATGACTGGCCCTGGTAGCTTAACATCGTTGCCGATTTCTCCAGTTGTTTCTATTGTTGATATTCCTGGTTATGTGCAAGGGGTAGATTATATAACGGAAGAAAACGGTATTCAGTGGAAGTCAGGTAAAGGACCAGCAGCAGGCACGGCTATTCCAGTAACTTGGCGATTCTCTGCTGACAATGAAAATGTAAAAGTAGGAAAAATCATTTTTGATATAAATGGTGAAAATGTAGAAATTTCTTAGAAAGGAGTGGTTAATTTGGCAATGGAATTTATAGTGCCTGGCATGCAGATTGATGAATCTGATGTTGGGACAAGGCCAACACAGCAGCTGAGTCTTGCTGGAATTGGTATAGTTGGCACATTTCAAAAGGGACCGGTGAATACGCCAACTACAATTGGTGATGAAACTAAGTATGTAAAAGTATTTGGCAATGATGCAGCTGGATTGACAGGACCAAAGTCGGTAAAAGGGTGCTTTGCTCAAGGCGCTAATGATTTACGAATTGTCAGGATCGTAGGTGCGGGAGCTGCTGCATCAACATTAACATTGAAGGATGGAGAATCTACCCCTGAGCCTAGCATAATAGTTACTGCTACAAGTCCAGGCGTATGGGGCAATACTTTAAAAGCTACAGTCGTAGCTAATACTGGTAATGTTGATATAACTGTCACGGATGGGGATAGCACAGACGTTTTTCGAGGAGTAACACTGGACAGCCTACCAATTACAAAAAATCTTGTGACTATTAAAAAGGCTGATGGTGCTACGGGATTACCAGTAGCTGTTTCAAATCAATCT
This region of Pelosinus sp. IPA-1 genomic DNA includes:
- a CDS encoding phage virion morphogenesis protein — translated: MAVEIKIETKELEKVKNALQLMHERGTKLQPVMRKLGTAMVGIVDRNFEAEGRPTKWKPRSPISQANLAMGAQGNAKNTKRYQNAKSQGKASIMRRESLKAMSNKILSRSGDLKKSITFDAQNDRVLVGPGGGIPYARIHQLGGVIRPKKANALMVPCGNRILRLKSVTIPARPYLIVPTSEIPLLASITINELSKEVKP